AGTCGACGTGTAGTAATACATGGTGCATGGTATGTAGAACCTGATTTTATAAAACGTGCAGGTCGAGCTGGGCTATCTTGGGGTTGCCCCGCTATTGCTCAAACTTTAGCAAAACCCGTAATTAATACCATTAAGAATGGTTCCGTAATTTTTGCTTATTTTCCTGATAAAAGATTTTTATCTAAATCAGGTTATTTAGTGGCATAAAAATAAAAAAGCCAGGGTCCCCCCTGGCTTTTCGCAGTCATCCGTATAAGAACTTCCCGTTCTTATTATCATCCATGATTAACCATATCCTTATGGTTACAATTCCATTTGTCTGACTTATATCCATACAAGTCATGATTAAAATGTAGCAATAGAAAAAAAGAAGTTCAAGATTGATTTACACCCCTTTCTTGATTTGAGTTGGGTAACCCGTTCTATAATTTTTATCGATTTATGTTTAAAAACAATGACTTAATCATATAGCCCAGAATTTATACATAAAAAAAAGGCTGTTATCTTCAGTCCATTTGAGAAATATCTTACAAGAAATCGAGCAAAAAAACTGAGCATATATTTTTGAATTAAGTATCGATCATTTGAAATAACTAGGGGTAATCACTATGTTTGCATGCAAGTGCTTGATTATGTCAAAAGATGTGGTAGTTTATTCTGCATCTTGATAACGTTTTAGAGCAATACAATGGACAAACAAAAGCTAACTACAGGTAAAAAAGATAAGCTACACGTTATAGATTGGCTTATTGAACACTTTCCAAATGCTTTTTTTAAAAAAGGAAATCAGATTAAACCCCTCAAAATTGGGATATTTGATGACATCATCGATTTCTATGAGCGCCTTGATTCCCCGCCATTCAGTAAAAAATCGTTGCGTGAAGCCTTAAGCTACTATAGTGCTTCTCCAGCCTATCTAAATTGTCAAAAAGAAAACTCTGCACGAATTGATATTTACGGTAATGAGGTCGATGTGGTAACCCAAGAACAAGCTAAATATGCTCATCAACGATATTTAGAGCGCTACAGTAAGAATAAAAACTCGGAAGCATAAATTAATTTATAACAGTGAAGTCGAGTTTAAATCTCGACTTCATGATCTCTTGTCTTACACTCTCTTTTTTAGAGCAGGTTGCGACATTTATTGTAAAGCCATCAAATAGTTAACTCTAATGTCCGATCCTAATGAGGCTTTCCTTAAAAAAGGGTTGTAATCCATTCCTTTGAGCTCAATTAAGTTAAAACCCCACGGTCGAGCCATGGCTAGTAACTCACTTGGCTTAATAAATTTTTTATAATCATGTGTTTGTTTAGGTAATAGATTTAATATATATTCTGCAGCAATAATTGCTGTAGCATAAGCCTTAATAGTTCTACTAATTGTTGATACAAATAAAAAACCTTGTGGTTTAAGAAGTCGTTTGCAATGCTCAAAAACCAATTCAGGGTTTTCTACGTGCTCTAACATTTCCATACAGGTAATTACATCAAATCGCTGTTCGTCATACTCTTCCACTGAAGTGGATAGATAATTAATCTTCAGATGATTATTTTTTGCATGTTCTTGAGCGACCACAATTGCCTCAGATGCCGCATCAATCCCCGTGACATGAGCCCCAGCGCTTGCCATGGCCTCACACAAAATACCTCCACCACACCCTACATCCAAAACAGTTAAATCACTCAAAGTAACATGCTGCTTTATAAAATCAAGCCGCGTTTGATTTATGTCATGCAGGGTTTTCAAAGGTCCCTCAGTATCCCACCATAAATTGGCATGCTGAGCAAATTTATTAATTTCTTTAAGATTAACCGTTGATTCAGTATGACTCATATTGTAATAAATCCAGAGGTTTAAAAAAATCGATAACCGATTGATTGGTAATAAAACTTACATTATAAGGATGTTCTGCGCTAAGTCCTATAGGTAATTTACTTTGTGCCGCAGTTTCTGCAATTTTACCTAACAAAATCAGTTGGATGGAGGGCTTAATTAAGGCTAATTGACTAAAAAGGCTTTGTATGAAAGGTTTCCATTGTCGTGCATGATAAGGAACCTTACCTTCGCTATAAACTAAAGAAGCATTGAGTAACAAAATACCCTTCTTCATCATTCCCTCAAACAATTGCTGTGCTGTTTGTGCCAATAATTTTTTATCCAATAGTGCAATATTGGCTTGTGACGTATTGGAATCTAATTCACCGCGCGCTACAAGTAGCATTTTAATCAAGTTACGCAAAGAAGTGGCTCGATTAACCGCTTTACTTAACCCATTCATACTCCATAAGCTCCCAACCGTATTATCCCAAAAAGCATATCCATTCGCTGAATCTTCGCGTGGATAGGGAGATTCACCTAATAAAATATATCGAGTCTTAGCGAGTGGCAAACTAAACGCCGCAAATAACCGCTCCTTACCTGGCAACCATTTTTCATCATGTATTAACTGGTGCAAATAGTTCGAGTCCATAGTTTCTAGGGCTTTAAGAACAATGTCCTTCCAGTCAGAATGGCAATTAGTCAGTAAAAATTGCATTTCTACTTTTATGTTCGGTGAAGATAATTCTAACGACACTTCCACTCTGCCTCCTTAAATGAGCGTCTACATACAGATATAAACGATTTTCTATATATTCAGGGTGATTATAGCAATATGACGTTATCGTAACTGCTCTAACTGTTTTCTTCAATTGATACCCAAAATAATAACCCACATCATTAGGCAACCCATCGAAGAAAATAACTGCTGCACCTCCTAAATTTTTTTATACAGCGGAACACATAATTCCAGAAATCGCGTTGATTTTTGGGCAAATCAGCGCAAGCGAGTCATCTACTGCATATTGTTTTAAATAACTCCAAAATATCGAATTTTTACTTGCTTATTTAGGTTTTTGTGGTTAAAAATAGAATTTACAGGGAGATTCTTAAACACAGGGAGTGTGGTGTATGTCTACTAACGAACAAGAACTTGATACATTAATTAAAAGAGATACTAATCTTTCTAATGCGAATAAAGTAATTATTGAAAAAGCTTTGGCACAGATGAGTTTTTCTGATGCAGCAAAACAATTATTATTAGATCCAAAATCTCCTCCAGCTGATTTAGATAGTTTACAAAGCATTGCTTTAACCCAAGAGCACCTGGCACAAGTCAAAAAAAGCCTAGGCGTAATAG
This sequence is a window from Legionella cherrii. Protein-coding genes within it:
- the ubiG gene encoding bifunctional 2-polyprenyl-6-hydroxyphenol methylase/3-demethylubiquinol 3-O-methyltransferase UbiG, with the protein product MSHTESTVNLKEINKFAQHANLWWDTEGPLKTLHDINQTRLDFIKQHVTLSDLTVLDVGCGGGILCEAMASAGAHVTGIDAASEAIVVAQEHAKNNHLKINYLSTSVEEYDEQRFDVITCMEMLEHVENPELVFEHCKRLLKPQGFLFVSTISRTIKAYATAIIAAEYILNLLPKQTHDYKKFIKPSELLAMARPWGFNLIELKGMDYNPFLRKASLGSDIRVNYLMALQ
- a CDS encoding uracil-DNA glycosylase family protein, producing MQFLLTNCHSDWKDIVLKALETMDSNYLHQLIHDEKWLPGKERLFAAFSLPLAKTRYILLGESPYPREDSANGYAFWDNTVGSLWSMNGLSKAVNRATSLRNLIKMLLVARGELDSNTSQANIALLDKKLLAQTAQQLFEGMMKKGILLLNASLVYSEGKVPYHARQWKPFIQSLFSQLALIKPSIQLILLGKIAETAAQSKLPIGLSAEHPYNVSFITNQSVIDFFKPLDLLQYESY
- a CDS encoding ProQ/FINO family protein, with protein sequence MDKQKLTTGKKDKLHVIDWLIEHFPNAFFKKGNQIKPLKIGIFDDIIDFYERLDSPPFSKKSLREALSYYSASPAYLNCQKENSARIDIYGNEVDVVTQEQAKYAHQRYLERYSKNKNSEA